The DNA segment ACCCTCTCGATATGTGACTTCGTCAGCGGTATTTTCGGCAGACTCTCGACTACTCTATGGTTCGTGAAACAGACAGGGCACTCCTTCACCTCCAAATATTCTAGTAAGTCGTGCTCCGCGTACTTACGCCGCATCTCCGCAAGCTGAGCTTCAAGATAGTCCGACTCAGCAAATCTCTCTGGATCCTCTAGGATACGATCCTGTACCTTCTCCTTCTCTGACTCAGACATCGATACCTGTCCGAATATCTCAGCTCTATCAAATAGAAAACTCCCCCATAACTCCCCCAGCTCTTGTGGTTGCACAATTACCCCCATCTCCTCAATACGAGTACCTGTGAACCCGCCAGGATCAGATGGTGTAATTGTCGAGAAAAATAGGATCCTGGGGAACTTAAAATAGGTGTGAATATGGTCTTCACCATAGACACTGGTGCCGTCGAGGTTCCTCTGCATGTAAAGTTCAAAACCCTCGGGGGCTTCAGGATCAGAGCTAACTAAGTCAAGCTCACCAGCGAAGAAAATATGGTGCTGAGAAGGATCTTCAGAAACCGATTTCTCACCAAGCAAGATCTCTTCCCACGTCTCCAACCGCTCTTTGACTACCTCGTTCTTGAAATGTTCATTTTCATCCCAGACCGCCAATTCAGAGACCAGAAGCCGCCAAGACACAGATAGAACAAACTTGTACATCCACTCATCGTACTCGAACTCATCCTTTTGACTTCGAACATGGGGATAGAACACCCGAGCCGCGAACTTACCCTCCCAGTCGGAGAAAATCTGTTCACAGTCCTCGCAGAGTAGCTTTTCGTGATGATCCTGGATTCGAGTATCCGGGTCTACAGCCTTTCTTAGGAACGGTGTTGCCCCAGTCTTCTTCATCCATCGGATTACAAATCGAGGGATGATGTGGCTGTTCTGCAGTTCGCGGTTTTCTCCGCAAAGCCTGCACTCACCCATGATACCCCGAATTGAGCGTCACGAACTCGTTGAAAGTGTAATACCACTCGTCGTCTCTGAATCTCGGAAAGTACCCCTCTAGATGTGGATTCTTGACACAGACGTTCTCCTCAATCATACCTTTCTAACTCCTCGCGGACGATCTCTCGAATACGCTCTTCTGTTGTTTTGAGCTCATCACTTTCTTCTACATAGTAGAGATAATTTCGGTAGAGCATCCAGAGATACTGATCCCAAGGTTCACCTTGTTCCGTTCGATGTTGATTCAGTTCTTCGAAAAGTTCTGAGTCAACCTTGATCGTCTTCCGATCACTCATGTACGCAATTTGTACTACAGACTATATCAATCTATGGGTACAATTGTAGTACAATCAGTAATAGTTGTTTCTGGAATTCTTCGTCCGTGTACTTCGGCGGTCGCGGCATTTACTCAGGTATGGTAGACGGATCATCAAAAACAGTCGTGTTCCACGCAATCAAACTCCCCTGAGTACCGGGATCACTCCGACTCAGTCTCGCCGGTGTCACGGTCGATGGGTAATCCGTCAAGTGCACCTCACCAGTCCGCACTTATGCTAATATTCCATATGTCCTGCCGGTCAAATACCGGCGTGAAATTCTGCGCACCGATCGTATTGATATGATACTCTCTATCCTCTGACTGTGGATGATGACTCTTCAACCGGACGTACGCATGATCGTACGACGCTAATTGTGCGTACGGGTTCCGGTACTCGGAACAATTCCGGAACTTGTCATCCGCTCTCCTAAGAACCGCTTCACGAACCCCATCATGACTCTGGATAGGGTTCTCGATAATAAGTCCTGTCACCCACGGTTCATCGTTCGACCGGTCCTCCTTCACCGTCGTTTCTACCACGTTTACTGGGATATCTTCTTCCGGTGTGATCGTGAACGTTTCAATCTCTTTATCCCGCCCGTGTTGCAGCTCAGACAGGCCGAACTGAGCAGCGAGTTTCCGGTATAGACTCCCATCAACCGGGTGCCCGTTAGTCAGGAACCCCAGCGTGAAAGACTCAACCTCACCGGAGTACGCGTCAATCTCCAAGTGGAGAACCAGGTACTCATTCTCATGGAATTCCAAGAGATACACACCGAACCCGGTCTTGTAAGTATCAAACGTCGCTTCTTCTAATCGGCCTTCTAACGTTTGGAGACAATGGACAAAGTTCTCCATGTCCGTGCCAACCCACGACCCGCCGAGTTGATGGAAGGTGAACCAGTCATCGTGACCACGGTTGAGGATCGAGGAAACGCGAGAAAGCCCCTCAACGATTCTATCAACAGTAACCCGAGGTGAATACGTCTTGAATGAAACCGGTTGGTGTGGGATGCTCGGTCGGGGCATGAACGTACAGATATCGTTGATATCCCGTGCTTCCTCCGATGAGACGGGGAACACTCTCGGTCCGAGCGAGTAACTCCCCATCGACGGTTCGATGAACTGGTTCTCGGACTGAACCGGTGTCGGCATTACTCCTAATCCTTCCTTGAGAGTCTCGATGTACGCTTCTTCGATGGTCTTCTCTTCTGACTGTGCGTACTCCTTAATCTGGCCGTGTACTGACCACGGGATGTCTACATTTGGACGCATGCGAATGACATGAGAACGCTCCGAAATAAGCCTTCTGCAAAAAGCATACCGAATATACTTTCAGTCTAACCGTATTCGAGGAACACAGTGTATACTTATATTCTCACTTAATCGACCAAGTAGGAAACACCGTTCACAGCAACTATAACGCGCTATAGCGCTGCTTTAGAATCAAGACCGGGTCAGTAGCTACTCATCGGTCACCGCTTTTTTCGGGAATGAAGACGTGGGAACACAGTATGAGGTCATGGACGTCCATCAAAGAGAAGCAGTGCATCAACTCGGGATGCACAGGCAGCAGCCACTGTATATGCTCGTAACTGAGAAAAACGAGTGAGGGACAAGATGTTCTATTCCATTAACAGTAGATAATAGCACGATCTTTTCATTCAGAACTGGCTGTGAAGCTTTTGATTAGTATAGAGGAAGCAGAGAACGACCTCGGAAACCTCATCATTGATTCCACTGTGTGCGTCGAGACGCACCGGATACCAATTCGGGGTTGGGGATCAGGCAACCGGGAACAGCGGCGTGATAAACACGGTCCGAGCAGCCGTATTCCCTTCCCGCTGTATCGTCGCACACCACAGTGGTGTGCGGTCACCTCTGTTATCGCACAGTCTGTGCGACTATACCGTTCTTTAAGGGGATCAGAACCATGTGCGATACTTGGACATCCACGACCCATGATCGCATGCTACGCTCGTGTTTCAACATCCGACCAGAAGCTTCCACGACAAGTTCGATCTGTACTCCCGTACGTAGAGGACAAGTTCGGCACCGACATTGGCCAAGATATTACAGAGGTTGGTGATTACGTCTCTGACGAGAATACCAGTGACGATCCAATCTCCCTTGCAGGTGGTGATGTTATGCTATTCTACGATCGCCTGACGGGGACGAACACTGACCGTAAGGGATATCATGATTTGATGGATGCTGTTGACAGTGGAGATGTTGACGCAGTCGTAAGCGACGCTGTGAGTCGTGTGAGTCGTTCACTTCGAGATCTTGATCGCACCGCTGAGCGTGTCGTTGAACAGAACAACGCGGAGCTGCATCTGATCAAAGAAGGATTCCAGCTGATACCTGGGAAGGAGGACCCGTTTCAGCGAGCTATGTTCCGACTACTCGGTGTGTTTGCCGAGTTAGAGGCGGAACTTGCACAGTTAAGGGCGCGAGAAGGCCTTCAGACACGCATTGAGGCCGATGAGAACTATCGACATGGGAGAGCTCCGCTAGGTTTTGTCAAGAGCGATGGAGAAATTCGACCAGGACCAGATTACGACCTTACCGTTTCCACGTTGCGGGACGTGGCAGAAGGATACCTTAGCAAGCGGAAGGCTGCGAAGCGGCTCGACACATCCCGTCGAACTATCAACCGATCGTTGAATGACCGATCAGAACTGTATGGCTTGTAGCACCTTCAAATCGGTTCTTTTCCCGGGAATGCGCGTCTGGTAGCTTGGTACAAATCGAAAGATCCATTCACTCGGATTAATCTGAAGATCCATCTACAGAAACTCGGGTCACATTCGTACAATCGCCTGATCGCGGTAGTAATTGACCGAAGAGGGTGTTAAGAAGTTATTCGATATCGTCCTCTTCGAGATCGGTGATGATCTGTGCAGCTTGAGATGCTAAATTATCATAGCCAGCTTCGATGGCATATCCCGCTGTTGAGCCATCGCTTTCTCTATCTTTTCGAGATACACTCGGTCACTATCGATGTAATTACCTGCATCAAGCAGTGCACCACGCGGATCTGCCAATCTCAGGCCCTTTCTTTCTTCCAATTCAGCGATGATCTCCTTCGCTTCGTTTATTTTCTGCACTCGGTTTGTTCTTGCAGTCATGGGTTGAACCCGAACTGCCAGAGAACCTATTTATTTCTAAACCTCTGCCTTTGAGTACCCGTGTAGTCGTTGCTTCGAGATCGCCACACCCGGTTGCTGACTGATCACAAGGATGCGAATTTGGGTGTTGAGTTCACGCCGTGTTTCGATTATCCATATTTCATTACAATGAGTCCAAGTCGATAGTGGGCCTATTCGTGCTTCGAACGACGAGAACGTATGGTGCATCTCTCTCAAGTCGATATAACACTCCTCACCACGATTCCGGATTAATCATAACAACTGCATCCAAACCTCTGGTTCTCGGACGCACTCCCTGACTAATGAGTTTGAGATAGTACTCCACACAAAATAACTGCCATTACCACACAAGGAATCGAATACGGCAAGGCGATTGTGATGCATTTTACAAACTTTACGCGATTCATCTAGAGGGATGTAGACATAGAGGAATTGTGAGGAAGAGTGGAGAAGAGTCGCGCGTCCATAACCCCCTATATGAGAGATGTAAAACCTGTTAATTCAGAAAAACCAGTGCTCAATCTCCATTGCTGAGGATTGAAACACTAGATTACGCTTCACACACAGAGTGATCTCCTTGATAAAAACCCGTAAATATCTCATCTATCGTTATGATCCAATTGGTGGCGAATATGCTAGTCATTGACGAAGACCGCCTTGGTTTCTGGACAAACCGTCGTAGTGGTTCTGGAGAAATCGTTGCATCGGTTGTGCCTTCCCCGCGTACAACTAGGCTAATCATCCATGAGAATATTCAGTAATTTCTAGAACGAGTTACAACGATATTTTGATAACCGATGGCCGGGAGAGGTTTTGCTAATAGCTTCATTGAGCCCACTTAAACGTTCATGGAGTAG comes from the Natronosalvus amylolyticus genome and includes:
- a CDS encoding recombinase family protein, yielding MIACYARVSTSDQKLPRQVRSVLPYVEDKFGTDIGQDITEVGDYVSDENTSDDPISLAGGDVMLFYDRLTGTNTDRKGYHDLMDAVDSGDVDAVVSDAVSRVSRSLRDLDRTAERVVEQNNAELHLIKEGFQLIPGKEDPFQRAMFRLLGVFAELEAELAQLRAREGLQTRIEADENYRHGRAPLGFVKSDGEIRPGPDYDLTVSTLRDVAEGYLSKRKAAKRLDTSRRTINRSLNDRSELYGL